In a genomic window of Lycium ferocissimum isolate CSIRO_LF1 chromosome 9, AGI_CSIRO_Lferr_CH_V1, whole genome shotgun sequence:
- the LOC132030610 gene encoding BTB/POZ domain-containing protein POB1-like translates to MDSDSLDGSSRSGSSDFGFAFNDSNFSDRVLTIEIIPDPKLKIEIEDVEDIVYWARKRKRRREEMKENNADMVMQREEQAVNCNVLEMEDGLADDEQEEEEVVGMLEESPSAIEMTTNSPCLMHFIGDDEAFEKHDSSTNMDSSKSLHVRTLYISSPILAVKSRFFYKLFSNGMKESEQRHVTIQIHASEEAALMDLLNFVYTNTLTTTRPTFVLDVLKTAYKFEVASCMRYCSRLLQNYRMTCESALLYLDLPFNISMADEVLPLTNAAKQFLALRFKDITKFQKEVLNLPLAGIEAVLSSDDLQIASENAVCDFALKWARMHYPKPEKRREIWKSHLCHLIRFPCMTSRKLKKVLITCNDFDSGLASKLVFEALSYKAEALHRQRSIASEAGKELEYRYVERAYKYRPVKAFVCKMPRQQYLIYLILERDVCASLFPSGRVYSEAFHLGGQGFFLSAHCNMDQQSAFHCFGLFLGMQEKGSVSLAVDYKFAARISPGGKHISKYKGNYTFTGGKIVGCRNLFGVAWTTFLAEDSIYFIDGTLRLCAELSVRQ, encoded by the exons ATGGATTCTGATTCATTAGATGGGTCAAGCAGGTCGGGTAGTTCAGATTTCGGGTTTGCATTCAACGATAGCAATTTTTCGGATAGGGTTTTGACTATTGAGATAATACCCGACCCgaaattgaaaattgaaattgaagatGTTGAAGACATTGTTTATTGGGCTAGGAAAcgcaaaagaagaagagaagaaatgaaagaaaataatg CGGACATGGTCATGCAACGTGAGGAGCAGGCAGTAAATTGTAATGTGCTGGAAATGGAAGATGGTCTTGCTGATGatgaacaagaagaagaagaagttgtaGGAATGCTTGAGGAATCACCTTCCGCCATAGAGATGACCACTAACTCCCCCTG TTTGATGCATTTTATAGGCGATGatgaagcttttgaaaaacatgattCATCTACGAACATGGACTCATCAAAATCCCTTCATGTGAGAACTTTATATATCAGTTCTCCCATTTTGGCAGTTAAGAGTCGATTCTTTTATAAG TTGTTCTCAAATGGCATGAAAGAGTCGGAGCAAAGGCACGTAACTATACAAATTCATGCATCTG AAGAAGCTGCCCTCATGGACCTGTTGAATTTTGTCTATACCAATACTTTAACAACTACAAGACCTACTTTTGTCCTTGATGTGCTGAAGACTGCTTACAAATTTGAGGTTGCATCATGCATGAGATACTGCAGCCGCTTACTGCAGAATTATCGCATGACATGTGAATCAGCATTGCTCTATTTGGATCTTCCTTTCAATATATCAATGGCTGATGAAGTTCTTCCATTAACAAATGCTGCAAAACAGTTTCTTGCTTTACGTTTCAAGGATATAACCAA GTTCCAAAAAGAGGTATTGAATTTGCCTCTTGCGGGAATTGAGGCCGTTCTGTCCAGTGATGATCTTCAGATTGCTTCAGAGAATGCTGTCTGTGACTTTGCGTTGAAGTGGGCCCGGATGCATTACCCAAAGCCTGAGAAACGACGGGAAATATGGAAATCACATCTTTGTCACCTCATTCGATTTCCATGCATGACAAGCAGGAAGCTGAAGAAAGTCCTAATAACGTGCAATGATTTTGATTCTGGGCTTGCTTCAAAGCTTGTCTTTGAGGCTCTTTCTTATAAGGCTGAAGCACTGCATCGTCAGCGGTCAATTGCTTCAGAGGCGGGGAAGGAACTGGAATATCGTTATGTGGAGAGGGCATACAAATATAGACCTGTTAAAGCTTTCGTGTGCAAAATGCCTCGTCAGCAGTATCTTATTTACCTTATTTTGGAAAGAGATGTGTGCGCTAGCCTCTTTCCTTCTGGTAGAGTTTATTCAGAGGCTTTCCATTTGGGTGGACAGGGTTTTTTCCTGTCAGCTCATTGCAACATGGATCAACAAAGTGCATTCCATTGCTTCGGGTTGTTTCTGGGCATGCAAGAGAAAGGGTCAGTATCACTTGCAGTTGATTACAAGTTTGCAGCTCGTATCAGTCCAGGCGGCAAACACATTAGCAAATACAAGGGAAACTACACTTTCACAGGTGGCAAGATTGTTGGCTGCAGAAACCTGTTTGGTGTAGCTTGGACTACGTTTCTGGCTGAAGATAGCATATACTTCATTGACGGAACTCTCCGTCTTTGCGCCGAGCTATCTGTCAGGCAATAG
- the LOC132069485 gene encoding uncharacterized protein LOC132069485: protein MNSKNGSQWPRRSNFVHNLYILLLFLFLKLFLLVQCSNNSLTESLEVILHEHAFKTLVHQHTGSLYNASVPSSLAGMKLSLVRLRSKTLWEKGANFSGFSIPPRTIPVPYVKRIHIVYNDLGNLSSHYFNISGYSLLTSVIGFMVYDAPSHISNITSLAKIDLRPMGQPISIEFKNLTLMKGRTIKCAMFDENGKFALNEMRFPNLCYTRNHGHFTVVLPLENRKKRRIWGFLVIGFVIGLFGVALVVVVGRMVMGIFKAKKTSKMEREAEEGVFLGNIMVGRSKMPVANVTRTHPVLEGPCFP, encoded by the coding sequence ATGAACTCCAAGAATGGATCACAATGGCCAAGGAGATCAAATTTTGTGCACAACTTGTACATACTTCTCTTATTCCTCTTCTTGAAACTCTTTCTTCTTGTTCAATGTTCTAACAACAGCCTTACAGAATCACTAGAAGTTATTCTTCATGAACATGCTTTCAAGACTTTAGTTCACCAACATACTGGATCTTTATACAATGCTAGTGTTCCTTCAAGTCTAGCAGGTATGAAACTCTCACTAGTGAGGTTAAGAAGCAAGACATTATGGGAAAAAGGTGCAAATTTTAGTGGATTTTCAATTCCTCCAAGAACTATTCCAGTACCTTATGTTAAAAGAATCCACATTGTGTACAATGATTTAGGCAACTTGTCTTCTCATTACTTCAATATATCAGGTTACAGTCTCTTAACTTCTGTTATTGGTTTCATGGTTTATGATGCACCAtcacatattagcaacattacaAGTCTCGCAAAGATTGATCTTAGACCAATGGGACAACCTATATCGATCGAGTTCAAGAATTTAACATTGATGAAAGGAAGAACAATAAAGTGTGCCATGtttgatgaaaatggaaaatttgcacTTAATGAAATGAGGTTTCCTAACTTATGTTACACAAGAAATCATGGTCATTTCACTGTAGTGTTACCTTTAGAGAACAGGAAGAAGAGGAGAATATGGGGAtttttggtcatcggatttgtTATCGGGCTATTTGGGGTGGCATTGGTGGTTGTTGTGGGAAGGATGGTGATGGGAATTTTTAAAGCtaagaaaacaagtaaaatggAAAGAGAAGCAGAGGAAGGTGTGTTTTTGGGAAATATTATGGTTGGTAGAAGTAAAATGCCTGTTGCTAATGTCACAAGAACTCATCCAGTACTTGAAGGACCATGTTTTCCATAG